A part of bacterium genomic DNA contains:
- a CDS encoding sugar ABC transporter substrate-binding protein: protein MRSLILAMALVLVGGCSKPPDHRTVIHISSWGDIQENTILQGLITKFEKDNPGIHVALDRVPYEEYVDKLLTQFAGDLAPDIIFVSAENLADFYPRGLLEPLTPYVRKDPAFDLKGFYPELVKWYTVDGDLYVVPRDIAPVCVIYYNKKAFDGAGLAYPKDDWTVDEFMKDAQALTERDKNGNVLRWGFADDWALPEAWIYAFGGGFVDDTHHPTRYRVNEPGFVRGVQFRGDLINKYKVMPSPSSLAQQGSVGASDLFANGTAGMFLSGIWKTPLFRGIKDFGWDVAMFPHPKGMKGRVVGGSSGYGIVSSSKHKQEAWRFIAYLSGPEGQARFASTGLAQPALKKVAESSAFLDGKDPLNKKMLLKAVPLGVDQPMAVNWREVMQSIIFPRLDRVWLGKEKAVQAVAALNEELKKHPPVPMKAKNNP from the coding sequence ATGCGATCCCTGATCCTGGCGATGGCGCTGGTCCTGGTGGGGGGCTGTTCCAAGCCCCCGGATCACCGCACCGTGATCCATATCTCCTCCTGGGGCGATATCCAGGAGAACACCATCCTCCAGGGGCTCATCACGAAGTTCGAGAAGGACAACCCGGGCATCCATGTGGCCCTGGACCGGGTCCCCTATGAGGAATATGTCGACAAGCTCCTGACCCAGTTCGCGGGCGACCTGGCGCCCGACATCATCTTCGTATCGGCGGAGAACCTGGCCGACTTCTATCCCCGGGGCCTGTTGGAGCCCTTGACCCCTTACGTCCGGAAGGACCCGGCCTTCGACTTGAAGGGTTTTTATCCGGAACTCGTGAAGTGGTACACGGTGGACGGGGACCTCTACGTGGTGCCCCGGGACATCGCGCCGGTCTGCGTCATCTATTACAACAAGAAAGCCTTCGATGGGGCGGGGCTGGCCTATCCCAAGGACGATTGGACGGTGGACGAATTCATGAAGGATGCCCAAGCGCTGACCGAACGGGACAAGAACGGCAATGTCCTCCGTTGGGGTTTCGCGGACGATTGGGCCCTTCCGGAAGCCTGGATCTACGCCTTCGGGGGAGGGTTCGTGGATGACACCCACCATCCCACCCGCTACCGGGTCAACGAACCGGGCTTCGTGCGGGGCGTCCAGTTCCGGGGGGACCTGATCAACAAGTACAAGGTCATGCCCAGCCCCTCCAGCTTGGCCCAGCAGGGAAGCGTCGGCGCCTCGGACCTTTTCGCCAATGGGACCGCCGGGATGTTCCTTTCGGGGATCTGGAAGACCCCCCTGTTCCGGGGGATCAAGGATTTCGGATGGGATGTGGCCATGTTCCCGCATCCAAAAGGGATGAAAGGGCGTGTCGTCGGCGGCAGTTCGGGCTACGGGATCGTGAGCAGTTCCAAGCACAAGCAGGAAGCCTGGCGATTCATCGCTTATCTCTCCGGACCCGAGGGTCAGGCCCGATTCGCCTCGACCGGGCTGGCCCAACCGGCCCTCAAGAAGGTGGCCGAATCCTCCGCCTTCCTGGACGGCAAGGACCCTTTGAACAAGAAGATGCTGTTGAAGGCGGTCCCCTTGGGTGTGGACCAGCCCATGGCGGTCAATTGGCGTGAGGTCATGCAAAGCATCATCTTCCCCCGGTTGGACCGGGTCTGGTTGGGCAAGGAAAAGGCCGTGCAAGCCGTGGCGGCCCTCAACGAGGAGCTTAAAAAACATCCCCCGGTGCCCATGAAAGCCAAAAATAACCCATGA